The following proteins come from a genomic window of Flavobacterium crocinum:
- a CDS encoding PhoX family protein: MKTNLLKSIALFGIASLSLVSCQNDDKDSKNDVNTSIDFTSQSKVPAFVYAMSGFENLKISTLIASSDVLPQSPSFVYGAQPDGAGLMKDPNGDGYIMITNHEILQSVSRVYLDKTFKPVKGDYIVDGVGGLTRLCSATLATPEIHGFGPMFLTAGESGQESMVHGINPLGLSSDKARTDRVLPALGKASMENAVPLPKEAYPGKTVILIGEDQSYATSHVSAGQLIMYVSTVGDLSNGKLYALKRTDGNQVETTITLNNSYPVEFVEIPNAKNLTGAVINTTVNDLKAIRFSRVEDVDYRKGSANNNREIYFTATGQATNNAPVDGYTMWGRVYKLKLDASNPLKGTLELAVEGDSTPGTGIINPDNLCVTENYVYIQEDGDSYYADAKHDSYIWQYSIASKQNKPWLNMNHKRTDTAWNTLYNQTGEMRFGSWEFGAMEDISDIIGVPDTFTVNIHPHTWQSDAFKNADGSGTQTNKEGGQTVIIRNVQR, encoded by the coding sequence AGCCTTTCCTTAGTAAGCTGTCAAAATGATGACAAAGATTCGAAAAACGATGTAAATACCAGCATCGATTTTACCTCACAATCAAAAGTTCCTGCGTTTGTTTACGCAATGAGCGGATTTGAAAATTTAAAAATCAGTACTTTAATTGCGAGTTCTGATGTTTTACCTCAATCTCCTTCATTCGTTTACGGAGCACAGCCAGACGGTGCCGGATTAATGAAAGATCCAAATGGAGATGGTTACATCATGATTACAAACCACGAAATCCTTCAATCGGTTTCAAGAGTATATTTAGACAAAACTTTCAAACCGGTAAAAGGTGATTATATCGTTGATGGTGTTGGAGGTTTAACACGTTTGTGTTCTGCAACTTTAGCAACTCCCGAAATTCACGGATTTGGTCCTATGTTTTTAACTGCAGGAGAAAGCGGTCAGGAAAGTATGGTTCACGGAATTAACCCACTTGGATTATCTTCAGACAAAGCAAGAACTGACAGAGTTTTACCAGCTTTAGGAAAAGCAAGTATGGAAAATGCTGTTCCGCTTCCTAAAGAGGCTTATCCAGGAAAAACAGTTATTTTAATTGGTGAAGACCAATCGTATGCAACTTCACACGTAAGTGCTGGTCAGTTGATTATGTATGTGAGTACAGTTGGAGATTTATCTAACGGAAAGTTATATGCTTTAAAAAGAACTGATGGAAATCAGGTTGAGACAACGATAACATTAAACAATTCTTATCCGGTAGAATTTGTGGAAATTCCAAACGCTAAAAACTTAACCGGAGCTGTAATCAATACAACGGTTAATGACTTAAAAGCAATTCGTTTTTCAAGAGTTGAAGACGTAGATTACAGAAAAGGAAGTGCAAACAACAACAGAGAAATATACTTTACTGCAACAGGTCAGGCAACAAACAATGCTCCTGTTGACGGATATACGATGTGGGGAAGAGTTTATAAACTAAAATTAGACGCTTCAAATCCGTTAAAAGGAACTTTAGAATTAGCCGTTGAAGGTGACAGTACTCCTGGAACAGGAATCATCAATCCGGATAACTTATGCGTAACTGAAAACTACGTTTACATTCAGGAAGATGGAGACAGTTATTATGCAGATGCTAAACACGATTCGTACATCTGGCAGTACAGCATCGCTTCAAAACAAAACAAACCGTGGTTAAACATGAACCACAAAAGAACGGATACAGCCTGGAATACTTTGTACAACCAAACTGGCGAAATGAGATTTGGAAGCTGGGAATTTGGTGCTATGGAAGACATTTCTGACATCATTGGTGTTCCGGATACTTTCACGGTAAATATTCACCCTCATACTTGGCAGAGCGATGCATTTAAAAATGCTGATGGCTCAGGAACTCAAACGAACAAAGAGGGCGGACAAACTGTAATTATTAGAAACGTACAACGATAA